CCGAGAGGCCGAGCGCGCCGAGCATGGCGGCGAAATGGATGGTCCAGCGGAGGCCGTCGCTGGCGCCTCCGTTGTTCGCCATGGCCGCTTCCACGGCCGCGCGGCCGGCGTACTCCGCCTCCACGAACCCCTCGACCGGCAACGCGTGGTCGGTAGCGCGTTCTACGATGGCAGCGACGCGGGCATGGTCAATGTGGACGAGCGTACCGCCGGCGTCGAACAGGATGGCCCTCGGTGACGCCGTCCCGCCGTGCCGCCGTGCCCCCGTGCCACCTTTTTTCACTTCCCCGCCCTGAACCGCAGTATGGCGGCCAGCCGGTCCAAGCGCCGCGCCGGCGAGCCACGCACCACCGCGACCCGCGCCCGCTGGCGGAGCGCGTCCTCGATCGCGTCGTCGAGCAGGTCCGCGATGGGGAGCGGCTCGCCTTCCCCGCGCGCGGAGGCGGCATCCTGGGTTAGCCGGCCGCTGCCTGAGCACCGGAAGCCCGGCAACTCGGCGTCGTGATCCACCAGCAGCGTGCCCACTTGTCCCCGCGCCAGCGCCTTCAGCGTGGGCTCCACCCCGTTGGCCGCCCAGCCGGTGCCCGCGGCCGTGAGGTAGGCCTCGACGTCCCGTTCCGCGCGGCTCCGGGCCCGGTCGTCGAGGTAGTCGGTGACGCGCTCACGGACTTCTGCGGCCGTCACGTGCTTGGGCGTGAGGGTGATGGTCGCCACGGCGCGACGATCGGTGATGGATGGATGGAGATGGCGGATGAGGGCGCCGGGCTCGGCGCCGATCCCGCCTACCAGTAGTCCGGCGAACAGCTCGCTCCGGAGCCGCTGCGAGACTACCTCCGCTACGTGCGCCAGATGACGGTGCTTCTCCTCGCGGATCCGGTTGTGGAACCGGAACTCGCCGACGCCGGGCGCCGCACCGCGGTCCGGGTGGAACCTTCCCCCCCGCGTCGCGTCCGGCGCAACCAGGCCGTCAAGCTCCTGCGCACCTTCCAGCCCGCAGTCGAAGAGACGCGCCGACCGCCGGTCGGCCACGACCACCAGCACTCTGGTGCCGGACTCGGCCAGCGCGACCAGCTCGCCGACCACGGGCGTGCGGTCCACCAGCACGCGGCTCCGCAGAACGTAGGGGAGCCGGACCACTCGGAAGAAGCCCTTCGCCGCGAACACGGCCACGCCCCGCCCGCCCTCGAGGTTGGACGAGGACCGGAAGAACTCCTCGATCCGCGCCAGGGCTGCCCCGACGCTCTCGCGGTCGGCGTGCGAGAAGCCCGGGATGTCGAGTCGTAGGGCGGCCCGGCGGAGCCGGTTCTTGAGCTTGATGCGGTACTTGTCGCCGGCGCGGTCGCCCGTCTCGAGCTTCTGGTAACACGAGACGACCCAACCTGCCTGGTTGTCGAGCGCCAGCAGCTCGGCGAGCGCGCCATGAAGCTCCGTCGCTTTCGCCGTGCGCCCGTGCGCCGGTGCGCCCGTGCCCCCGTGCGCCCGTGCCCCTGTGCCCCCGTGCGCCCGTGCCCCTGTGCCCCCGTGCGCCTGCGCGTCTGTGCCCCCGTGCGCCTGTGCCTCTGTGCGCCCGTGCCCCCGTGCCCCTGTTCCGCCCCTAGAAAAAGACCGGCTCTCGGTACGCACCATAAACTCCTTCCAATGCCTCGCGGATCTCGAACAGCGTGCAGTACGAGCGCGCGCAGTCGAGCATCGCGGGGATCACGTTCTGGTTGTGGCGAGCGGCGTCGGCCAGCGTGTCGAGTTGCCGGCGGCACCGGTCGTTGTCGCGGGCGGAGCGCAGCTTGCGCATCCGCTCGGTCTGCTCCCGCTCTACCTCCTCGCCGATCTTGAGGAGCGGGATCCCTACCTCGGGCTCCTCCAAAACGAACTCGTTCACCCCGACGATGACCCGGCGGTTCTCTTCCGCGTCGCGCTGCTGCTTGGCCGCCGAGAGGGCGATATTGCGCTGGAACCAGCCCATCTCGATCCCCCGCACCACTCCGCCGATCTTGTCTATCTCGGCGAAGATGGCTTCTGCTTCCGACTCGAGCTTGTCGGTGAGCGCCTCGACGTAGTAGGAGCCGCCCATCGGGTCGGCGACGTTAGGCACGCCGGTCTCGTACGCCAGGATCTGCTGGGTGCGCAGCGCCAGCAGTACCGCCTCCTCGGTGGGGAGGGCGAGGGTTTCGTCCATGGAATTGGTGTGCAGCGACTGGGTACCGCCCAGCACCGCGGCGAGGGCCTGGTACGCGACGCGCACCACGTTGTTCATCGGCTGCTGCGCGGTGAGCGACACGCCGGCGGTCTGGGAATGGAAGCGCATGGTCCAGGAGCGGGGGCTCTTCGCTCCGTAGCGCTCGCGCATGTGACGCGCCCAGATGCGGCGCGCGGCGCGAAGCTTGGCGACCTCCTCGAAGAGGTCGTTGTGGATGTCCCAGAAGAAGCTGAGCCGCGGCGCGAAGGCGTCCACGTCGAGCCCTCGCGCGATGCCGTGCTCGACGTAG
This DNA window, taken from Gemmatimonadales bacterium, encodes the following:
- a CDS encoding methylmalonyl-CoA mutase family protein, which encodes MSVLETDLAAKHLADRLEERERELEALRRELAAWREKYARAELRDADFTGVSGRDVEPVYTPLDVADLDHANSLGLPGEYPFTRGIHATGYRGRLWTMRQFAGFGGARETNERYKFLLGRGQTGLSVAFDFPTLMGYDSDHPRSLGEVGKCGVAISSLADMETLFDGIPLDQVSTSMTINGPAAMLFCFYVAAAERQGVKSEQLRGTVQNDMLKEYMAQHAWIYPAEPALKIIVDMFEWGAVHTPRWNTISISGYHIREAGATAAQELAFTLANGFCYVEHGIARGLDVDAFAPRLSFFWDIHNDLFEEVAKLRAARRIWARHMRERYGAKSPRSWTMRFHSQTAGVSLTAQQPMNNVVRVAYQALAAVLGGTQSLHTNSMDETLALPTEEAVLLALRTQQILAYETGVPNVADPMGGSYYVEALTDKLESEAEAIFAEIDKIGGVVRGIEMGWFQRNIALSAAKQQRDAEENRRVIVGVNEFVLEEPEVGIPLLKIGEEVEREQTERMRKLRSARDNDRCRRQLDTLADAARHNQNVIPAMLDCARSYCTLFEIREALEGVYGAYREPVFF